The candidate division KSB1 bacterium genome contains the following window.
CTCTCATCTAAAAGCACAGGGTCAGCGGAATTGGCATCGGGCAGACAAAATACTGCAGATGCTGGAAGATGCCCGAAATTCCGGCATGAGAATCGCAGCGGATCGCTACCCCTATGAAGCTTACAGCACAGGTTTATCTTCGTTGTTTCCGTTGTGGAGCAGGGAGGGCGGTACAAAAAAATTTCTCGAACGCTTGCAGGATGAGGAACAATTCAAAAAAATTCGGGTGGATATACAGAATAAAATCGACCGGCTTGGAAATTGGCAAGCGGTGATGATCAGCAGTGTGCAATTGGAAAAGAATCTTTGGATGCTGGGCAAACGCATGACCGAGATCGCGCAAAAGATGGGTGAAAACATCTTCGAATGCACGCGAGATTTAATAGTAGAAGAAGAAAATCGTGTTGGAATGTGTGGATTTGGCATGAGTGAAGAGAACACACAAAAGATCCTTAAACATCCTTTGGTTGCAATCGCTTCCGATGGCAGCGCCAGATCGATCGAAGGTCCTTTGAGCTCCGGACATCCACATCCGAGGAATTTTGGTGCTTTCCCGAGAATTCTCGGCAAATACGCACGCGACGAAAAGCTTTTCCCTCTTGAAGAAGCCATTCGTAAAATGACTTCGTTTCCCGCTTCAATGTTAGGAATAATAGATCGCGGTTTTCTGAAAGTAGGCGCCTTTGCTGATTTAGTCATTTTCGATCCGGACACTGTCGCAGACCAGGCGACATTCGAAAATCCTAAGCAATATCCAATCGGCATTCCTTATGTAATGGTGAATGGCGAGTTTGTGATTTTTGAGGGAGAGCATACAGGGAGGTTACCGGGGAGAGTGTTGGTGAAAAATAGAGT
Protein-coding sequences here:
- a CDS encoding D-aminoacylase, translated to MNIQNNTSRREFIKKSGMGIGGLTIGFGFFHIGGCNSKKEFDTIIKDAFVFDGLGNPSIEMDIGIKNGKISAMGQLSGRSAATLLSASGYALAPGFIDIHSHTDNELLIDPKAQSKIRQGVTTEMVGQDGSSVAPLKEEDRQKQHERSISDYGVPITWTDFNGFYKQLQQGGTAVNWMTMLGQGTLRGYVVGLNDRPATEDEVKEMRRIALECIDQGIWGISSGLEYTPGSFANADEIARVCAVFKKKAPLYATHMRNEDDEVEEALQEAITIARSAGTGLQVSHLKAQGQRNWHRADKILQMLEDARNSGMRIAADRYPYEAYSTGLSSLFPLWSREGGTKKFLERLQDEEQFKKIRVDIQNKIDRLGNWQAVMISSVQLEKNLWMLGKRMTEIAQKMGENIFECTRDLIVEEENRVGMCGFGMSEENTQKILKHPLVAIASDGSARSIEGPLSSGHPHPRNFGAFPRILGKYARDEKLFPLEEAIRKMTSFPASMLGIIDRGFLKVGAFADLVIFDPDTVADQATFENPKQYPIGIPYVMVNGEFVIFEGEHTGRLPGRVLVKNRV